The Bacillus sp. NEB1478 genome contains the following window.
TTTAACGATGGAACAGAAAACGAAATTCTTATTCCTCAGAATGTCATTATTGCTACAGGTTCTAGACCTCGTTCTTTGCCAGGATTAGAAATTGACGGTACGTTTGTAATGTCGAGTGATGAAGCATTAGAAATGGAATCATTGCCAAGTTCGATAATTATTGTCGGCGGTGGTGTCATTGGTATTGAGTGGGCTTCAATGCTAAACGATCTTGGTGTGGACGTAACTGTATTGGAATATGCTGACCGTATTGTACCAACTGAAGATGAAGATATTTCTAAAGAGGCTGCTCGTGTGTTAAAGAAAAAAGGAATTAAATTAGTCACTTCTGCCAAAGTTCTTCCTGACACGTTAGAAAAGGGAAATGGCGTTATGATTTCTGCAGAACATAAAGGGGAAACAAAACAATTCTCTGCAGAAAAAATGCTCGTATCTGTCGGCAGACAAGCAAACACTGAAGGAATCGGATTAGAGAACACAACCATAAAAATTGAAAACGGATACATTTTAACGAACGAATATTTTCAGACAGCTGAAAGCCACATTTATGCAATAGGCGATGTTATCGGAGGGCTTCAATTAGCACATGTTGCCTCGCATGAAGGTATAAATGCAGTAGAGCATCTAAACAACATGAAAGTTGAACCTATTAACTATACAAACATTTCAAAATGTATATATTCCAGCCCTGAAATGGCGAGTGTCGGTTTAACAGAAAATCAA
Protein-coding sequences here:
- the lpdA gene encoding dihydrolipoyl dehydrogenase, whose product is MSKDFDLVILGGGTGGYVAAIRAAQLGKTVAVVEKGKLGGTCLHRGCIPSKALLRSAEVYKTAKKAADFGVEIEGLGLNFTKMQERKQSIVNQLHMGVQGLMKKGKIEVYEGMGRILGPSIFSPMPGTVSVEFNDGTENEILIPQNVIIATGSRPRSLPGLEIDGTFVMSSDEALEMESLPSSIIIVGGGVIGIEWASMLNDLGVDVTVLEYADRIVPTEDEDISKEAARVLKKKGIKLVTSAKVLPDTLEKGNGVMISAEHKGETKQFSAEKMLVSVGRQANTEGIGLENTTIKIENGYILTNEYFQTAESHIYAIGDVIGGLQLAHVASHEGINAVEHLNNMKVEPINYTNISKCIYSSPEMASVGLTENQAKDQGFNVKVGKFPFKAIGKALVYGESDGFVKIIANKDNDDLLGVHMIGPHVTDMISEAGLAKVLDATPWEIALTIHPHPSLSEVFGEAALAVEGKAIHF